From the genome of Cytobacillus firmus, one region includes:
- a CDS encoding DUF4007 family protein: MGYGQHQSFYLRDRWLNKGIRNIKEDSRFFYDKEAFEKIGLGKNMVQSLRYWVLATRVAEEQFNSERKKVYNITHFGEILYKFDRFIQFSDSASIIHYHLSSSKEPSTAWYWFFNILNQTVISKDEVLIEFIKWVNSNEEKKISDKSLKRDIDCLIKLYTAGHAENDPEEVIQSPLYKLDLIKESKGQVYKNNGKPEVIGLSALMYVLLKYKEIHNVDTISVEEIISNEALWGKVFNLQRATVINVLENLTHHPAFPITFTRTNNLDTIRIPKIDPLEFLEYEYARKVEALK; this comes from the coding sequence ATGGGTTACGGTCAACATCAAAGCTTTTATCTAAGGGATAGATGGTTAAATAAAGGAATTAGAAACATTAAAGAAGATTCAAGGTTTTTTTATGATAAAGAAGCATTCGAAAAAATTGGCTTAGGTAAAAACATGGTTCAATCATTAAGATATTGGGTTTTAGCAACAAGGGTTGCTGAGGAGCAATTTAATTCTGAGCGAAAAAAAGTATATAATATTACACATTTTGGTGAGATATTATATAAATTTGATAGGTTTATTCAATTTAGTGATTCAGCTTCAATCATACACTATCACCTGTCATCGAGTAAGGAGCCGAGTACTGCTTGGTATTGGTTCTTTAATATTCTAAATCAAACAGTTATTTCTAAGGATGAAGTGCTAATAGAATTTATCAAGTGGGTTAACAGTAATGAAGAAAAGAAGATCTCAGATAAATCTCTAAAAAGAGATATAGATTGTCTTATAAAACTTTATACTGCTGGGCATGCAGAGAATGATCCTGAAGAAGTTATTCAAAGCCCCTTGTATAAGCTCGATTTAATCAAAGAATCTAAAGGACAAGTTTATAAAAATAATGGAAAACCAGAGGTAATTGGACTTTCTGCTTTGATGTATGTTTTGCTGAAATACAAAGAAATACATAATGTCGATACAATTTCAGTTGAAGAGATCATATCAAATGAAGCGCTATGGGGAAAGGTATTTAATTTGCAGAGGGCGACGGTTATAAATGTATTAGAAAATCTAACTCATCATCCTGCATTTCCAATTACTTTCACAAGAACAAATAATCTAGATACAATACGTATACCTAAAATAGATCCATTAGAGTTTCTCGAATATGAATATGCTAGAAAGGTAGAGGCATTAAAATGA
- a CDS encoding FtsK/SpoIIIE domain-containing protein, producing the protein MNGNKLLALWINRLLLDHFKKQKNDHTEKLFVKISGLTISNIEALLNQLRTDLSVYKTFYDPIIRTVKEQPGFEEFSYQDYETSTWLRNNTKNNQALILIINEITPEAQSLENLFTIDESYLLTEDGLSSLYNVLSETGLIATDEIKFIKTFLDMYKTISEPQLRNIVNFISEILSDQSPSVIDKIQRKLPYLNLFMDSKLKINLEDKGRLKKNFQLANLEIKEKERENIQNNLYSFIEQEEVNGWSDEIWDTKSVDQLTKEVVEFVTQSSNSFLFNDFEFVKKITDFKIKSPSIKEEVEEVLNKYKEELSADKIKEYESGIDELVSGNDAEAIQDFIEEFEDYLDFQPGLVKKLNRTVEKLRNPSVYDDLTQAFIKEIFSFIEDERNNENIDLSKFILEIETSKTNENIQELLKLFLTNIQIVIPRIQFIQNTLPSVDENAKETEVTFKLSHCIGEKLIKNKKFKVTRFNDLETYSFFEKIEDGIIPYTRNYAENEIEQIDIITWTRDKVKNYLTLNQLDVKEHVQKFEEYLSNYIKKIQYARNYGVYSLDSKQLETDLENLLENIYSSSQVSQHIYQNINLIGAVDYFDNKKEESGIPITRTLTVFNPIRLVAFIRRCEEISNQIEHWVHFATEGSLEIEKLEEYVEYARTKTSNLAPRYFASYGDPSYLIENAEVFGEGTFVLSSKAPNNNDYLANELSEEIVKVTKNYLEVYPYAKDGMDICMLYCQSSEVVKKCVESIFSKTKVKKLRFTVHSENASKLHYQLNKWLEQKEDFTKPEYESKFPKVEINVISGKTVNEIFSQVEKMMIDADLVVLADYFSQGNQISYQLERVKPKETTFWFETIYKEPLKSDEAVKRISFVSEHLPNTLQSFYQLQYIIQSSAMPSKDELNVLKNIISINNINHNSLIDMMHRKFNWTMILDRYLDKTLLTKTSSQANIIQYKPKAGKNNQYKLIVSSSEYIRKLSQQTTDYAYYDRLHRKLVSIMKNEKISRDSIVDAVNKVKDVSGGLVLKTIGRGKFAHEMLATYLSTNNEEETYNKLRVWAVCDDLPWFSSNKRRPDLVLTTIEKIDDTLELSFELVELKFVNHNIFDKERFDALKQIKTGMSLYNKLFNFEKKQLDSDYWRDELIQYFIERSAYSPENVQLLKEFQHINGDKIKVSIEGRVDVYCYTSNLTEFNFEKVDECIFVDQLDSNIKNYIYTRAYILEQLKASEAEIPAYEELVIAESEKEILQLTLEDDNSNVEREKLGDTIEKDSSEDMTEPEETISDTGRQEVTSDNEESDVPSGSEAHESSEEVTPNLLPEDQQYPEVKALEGITLEYEIEDSNIDQLKDQYIRKLKHNFNQNGIHLNIKEAIIGSSVIRFELDLPADLPANKILSRSKDIQIWLGLSTEPHIFINKGMKIDIIRDEPETIYFEKFMALTRHQLSSKINSTNLVAPLGLDPLNNVLFMDFSNSMSPHLLTGGTTGSGKSVTLNSIILGMMCLYSPEQVQFMFIDPKKVEFTIYEGKQHTRDVITDLGEAVNVLQYLVNEMEDRYTKFAKEGVTNLDEYITEVNERMPRIVLVFDEFADFMTQDADMKKQVENAIMRLGQKARAAGIHLIICTQNPKADIINTNIRNNLGARLALRASDATASNIILDESGAEKLAGKGDFLAKLYGNIERGKSPFLTPKVRRALLKYFNKE; encoded by the coding sequence ATGAATGGAAATAAATTATTAGCATTATGGATTAATAGGCTATTATTAGATCATTTTAAGAAGCAGAAAAATGATCATACTGAAAAATTATTCGTTAAAATATCAGGACTTACCATATCTAATATAGAAGCATTATTAAATCAATTACGAACGGATTTATCAGTTTATAAAACGTTCTATGACCCAATAATAAGAACGGTTAAAGAGCAGCCAGGTTTTGAAGAATTTTCTTATCAAGACTATGAGACTAGTACATGGTTGCGAAATAACACTAAAAATAATCAAGCATTAATATTAATTATTAATGAAATTACACCAGAGGCACAAAGTTTAGAGAACCTATTTACTATCGACGAATCATATCTCTTAACGGAGGATGGATTGAGCTCTTTATATAATGTGCTATCAGAGACTGGTTTAATCGCAACTGATGAAATAAAATTTATTAAAACATTTCTTGATATGTACAAAACTATTTCAGAGCCACAACTTCGCAATATTGTTAATTTTATTTCAGAGATTTTGAGTGATCAAAGTCCATCAGTAATTGATAAAATCCAACGTAAATTACCTTATTTGAACTTATTTATGGACAGTAAATTAAAAATAAATTTGGAAGATAAAGGTCGACTTAAAAAGAACTTTCAACTAGCAAACCTGGAGATCAAAGAAAAAGAACGAGAAAATATCCAGAATAACCTTTATTCATTTATTGAACAAGAAGAAGTTAACGGTTGGAGTGATGAAATCTGGGATACAAAATCTGTAGACCAGCTCACTAAAGAAGTTGTTGAATTTGTAACACAGAGTTCAAATTCATTTTTATTTAATGATTTTGAGTTTGTAAAAAAAATCACAGATTTTAAGATTAAATCACCCTCAATTAAAGAAGAAGTAGAAGAGGTCCTAAATAAATATAAAGAAGAGCTAAGTGCAGACAAAATTAAAGAATATGAATCTGGTATTGATGAATTAGTAAGCGGTAATGATGCTGAAGCTATACAAGATTTTATCGAAGAATTTGAGGATTATTTAGATTTTCAACCAGGTTTAGTTAAGAAATTAAATCGTACTGTTGAAAAACTCAGAAATCCTTCTGTTTACGATGACTTGACTCAAGCCTTTATAAAAGAAATTTTTTCATTTATTGAGGATGAGAGAAATAATGAAAATATTGATTTATCAAAATTTATTTTGGAAATCGAAACGAGTAAAACCAATGAAAATATCCAGGAATTATTAAAGCTATTTTTAACTAATATTCAGATAGTAATACCCAGAATTCAATTTATTCAAAATACACTACCCAGTGTAGATGAGAATGCAAAAGAAACTGAAGTTACATTTAAACTTTCTCATTGTATTGGAGAAAAACTTATTAAAAATAAAAAGTTTAAGGTAACTAGATTTAATGATTTAGAGACATATTCTTTTTTTGAAAAAATAGAAGATGGAATAATTCCATATACAAGAAATTATGCTGAAAATGAAATTGAGCAAATAGATATTATCACTTGGACTAGAGATAAGGTGAAAAATTATCTCACATTAAATCAATTAGATGTAAAAGAACATGTGCAGAAATTTGAAGAGTACCTAAGTAACTATATAAAGAAAATTCAGTATGCACGAAATTATGGTGTGTATTCATTAGATAGTAAGCAATTAGAAACTGACTTAGAGAATCTTCTAGAAAATATTTATAGTTCCTCACAAGTTTCACAACATATCTATCAAAATATTAATTTGATTGGTGCAGTAGACTATTTTGATAATAAAAAAGAAGAATCAGGTATTCCTATAACTAGAACCTTAACAGTTTTTAATCCTATCAGATTGGTCGCATTTATCAGGAGATGTGAAGAGATTTCAAACCAAATTGAACATTGGGTTCACTTCGCAACAGAAGGATCCTTAGAGATTGAAAAACTTGAAGAGTATGTTGAGTATGCAAGAACAAAAACTTCTAACCTTGCTCCAAGATATTTTGCTAGTTATGGTGATCCATCCTATTTAATTGAAAATGCCGAGGTATTTGGTGAAGGTACTTTTGTTCTTAGTAGTAAAGCTCCGAATAATAATGATTATTTGGCAAACGAACTTTCAGAAGAAATCGTTAAGGTAACAAAGAATTATTTAGAGGTATATCCATATGCCAAAGATGGTATGGATATCTGTATGCTTTACTGCCAAAGTTCAGAAGTAGTAAAAAAGTGTGTGGAGTCCATTTTCTCTAAGACAAAGGTTAAGAAATTGCGTTTTACTGTGCATAGTGAAAATGCTTCTAAGCTTCATTATCAACTAAATAAATGGTTAGAACAAAAAGAAGATTTTACAAAGCCTGAGTACGAAAGCAAGTTTCCAAAGGTGGAAATAAATGTGATATCAGGTAAAACGGTTAACGAAATCTTTTCTCAAGTGGAAAAAATGATGATTGATGCTGATTTAGTTGTTCTAGCTGATTACTTTAGTCAAGGAAATCAAATTAGTTATCAACTTGAAAGAGTTAAACCAAAAGAGACTACATTCTGGTTTGAGACCATATATAAAGAGCCTTTAAAAAGTGATGAGGCCGTAAAAAGGATTAGTTTTGTTAGTGAGCATTTACCAAATACTCTACAAAGCTTTTATCAATTACAATATATTATTCAATCTAGCGCAATGCCATCAAAAGATGAATTAAATGTCTTAAAAAACATCATTTCAATAAACAATATCAATCATAATTCTTTGATTGATATGATGCATAGAAAATTTAACTGGACTATGATTTTAGACCGTTACTTAGACAAGACATTATTAACCAAAACTTCAAGCCAGGCAAATATCATTCAATATAAACCAAAAGCAGGGAAAAACAACCAGTATAAATTAATTGTTTCTTCTTCTGAATATATTAGGAAACTTAGTCAGCAAACAACAGATTATGCTTACTATGACAGATTGCATAGGAAGCTAGTATCTATAATGAAAAACGAAAAAATCTCTCGAGACAGCATTGTTGATGCTGTAAACAAGGTTAAGGACGTATCAGGTGGCTTAGTCCTTAAAACAATTGGGCGTGGTAAGTTTGCACATGAAATGCTTGCAACCTATCTCTCAACTAATAATGAAGAAGAGACATATAATAAGCTTCGAGTATGGGCTGTTTGTGATGATCTTCCTTGGTTTTCAAGTAATAAACGTCGACCGGATTTGGTTTTGACTACAATTGAAAAGATAGATGATACTTTAGAATTGAGTTTTGAGCTAGTTGAATTAAAGTTTGTAAATCACAATATCTTTGATAAAGAGCGTTTTGATGCCCTTAAGCAAATAAAAACTGGGATGAGTCTCTATAATAAGTTGTTTAATTTTGAGAAAAAACAACTTGATAGTGATTACTGGAGAGATGAATTAATCCAATATTTCATTGAGAGAAGTGCTTATTCTCCTGAAAATGTCCAATTATTGAAGGAGTTTCAACATATTAATGGAGACAAAATTAAAGTTAGTATTGAAGGAAGAGTAGATGTTTATTGCTATACTTCAAACCTTACTGAATTTAATTTTGAGAAAGTTGATGAATGTATATTCGTTGACCAATTAGATTCAAATATAAAAAACTATATTTATACAAGAGCATATATCCTAGAACAGTTAAAAGCCAGTGAGGCTGAAATACCTGCTTACGAAGAGTTGGTAATAGCTGAAAGTGAAAAAGAAATATTACAGTTAACATTAGAAGATGATAATTCTAATGTTGAAAGAGAAAAGTTAGGAGATACAATCGAAAAAGACAGTTCTGAAGACATGACTGAACCTGAAGAAACAATATCTGATACTGGTAGGCAAGAAGTTACTTCTGATAATGAAGAGTCTGATGTACCAAGTGGATCTGAGGCTCATGAATCAAGTGAGGAAGTAACACCTAACTTATTACCTGAAGACCAACAATATCCTGAAGTAAAAGCTTTAGAAGGCATCACGCTTGAGTATGAAATTGAAGATAGCAATATTGATCAGTTAAAAGACCAATATATCAGAAAGTTAAAGCACAATTTCAACCAGAATGGGATACATCTAAATATAAAAGAAGCTATAATTGGCTCTTCCGTAATAAGGTTTGAATTAGATTTACCAGCTGACCTCCCTGCTAATAAAATTTTGTCTCGTTCAAAGGACATTCAAATTTGGCTAGGGCTCTCTACAGAACCTCATATATTTATAAATAAAGGTATGAAAATAGATATTATTCGTGATGAACCTGAAACCATTTATTTCGAAAAGTTTATGGCTTTAACTAGGCACCAACTAAGTAGTAAAATTAATTCTACAAATTTAGTTGCTCCTTTAGGGTTAGATCCACTTAATAATGTTTTATTTATGGATTTCTCGAATTCGATGTCTCCACACTTGTTGACGGGCGGTACTACGGGAAGTGGTAAAAGTGTTACTCTGAATTCTATAATTCTAGGTATGATGTGTTTATATAGTCCAGAACAAGTTCAGTTTATGTTCATTGATCCTAAAAAAGTTGAGTTTACTATTTACGAAGGCAAGCAGCATACACGTGATGTAATTACAGATTTAGGAGAAGCTGTCAACGTACTGCAATATTTAGTAAATGAAATGGAAGATAGATATACCAAGTTTGCAAAGGAAGGCGTAACTAACTTAGACGAGTATATTACAGAAGTAAATGAAAGAATGCCTAGAATTGTATTGGTTTTTGATGAATTTGCTGATTTTATGACTCAAGATGCTGATATGAAAAAGCAAGTGGAAAATGCGATAATGAGATTGGGTCAGAAAGCACGTGCAGCAGGAATTCATTTGATTATTTGTACTCAAAATCCTAAAGCAGATATTATTAACACCAATATACGAAATAACTTAGGTGCAAGATTAGCCTTAAGAGCATCTGATGCGACTGCTTCAAATATAATTCTTGATGAGTCAGGTGCTGAAAAACTTGCCGGGAAAGGCGATTTTTTGGCAAAATTATATGGTAATATAGAAAGAGGAAAGAGTCCTTTCTTAACTCCAAAAGTAAGAAGAGCTCTACTTAAATACTTCAATAAAGAATAA
- a CDS encoding DUF3427 domain-containing protein, with protein sequence MSNLIRNLEASLHRGFINQQHQDSGNYKPKLLINNAKKSENVLSTLIDELESCKSFIFSVAFITESGLAALKSYLYDLHQKGIKGRILTSTFLNFNQPKVFRELMKLTNVEVRLADLKGFHSKGYIFNKDTHYSLIVGSSNLTAQALKVNYEWNVKLTSHENGELVHHFKNQFEEVWEKSSILTEEWIAEYEKTYVDVNSHVVQNILEMPSQYQTNSLEEAIKIVPNKMQRAAIEQIQSLREAGNDKGLIISATGTGKTYLSAFDVRRFNPNRMLFIVHREQILKKAKSDFKKLFGGLEEDFGILSGSQKRTNARYLFATIQTISKDDVLSRFSEDEFDYILVDEVHKAGASSYQKVMNYFTPTFLLGMTATPERTDDFNIYGLFDYNIAYEIRLQEALEEDMLCPFHYFGVTDIEYNGKLIDDSAVLSHLITEERVNHIIEKINYYGFSGESVKGLIFCSRKEEAGKLSAVLNERGFRTVALTGDHTQEEREMRVNQLENGILDYILTVDIFNEGIDIPCINQVVMLRQTQSSIIFIQQLGRGLRKHTSKDYVTIIDFIGNYKNNYLIPIALSGDKSQNKDNIRRRTKDTSYIKGVSTVNFEEIAKKQIFKAINNSRLTELRLIREAFVELENKIGKTPYLHDFILNHSIDPAVLVDGSKTYKLNYHQFLLKMNKEVSPLTDYENKVLTLVTQEILEGKRKHEIILLEQLMNHKKVSYEDYISQLQLSNCIIDDKTLNSIQRIFNLSFFNQVSREKYGQKPIINLDAGYFTYNKDIEKSLENNKYFKFLIMDVIKCANEKNKKYSCDRELTLYEKYSRKDVCKLLNWDNDETSTMFGYKTKHQTCPIFITYHKNDEIESSVKYGDEFLSQEIIKWFTRSNRTLSSQEVKIIIQARKNNIDLHFFVKKDDDEGTEFYYLGKGLPDEDSVKQSSMEDGKPVVYMNMIMEDAIDSKLYNYIINGNVE encoded by the coding sequence ATGAGTAATTTAATTCGTAATTTAGAAGCTTCTTTGCATAGAGGATTTATTAATCAGCAGCATCAGGATTCAGGGAATTATAAACCAAAGTTATTAATCAACAATGCCAAAAAAAGTGAAAATGTTTTATCGACATTAATTGATGAGCTAGAAAGCTGTAAGTCTTTTATTTTTTCAGTGGCGTTTATAACAGAAAGCGGTCTAGCGGCTCTTAAATCATATCTTTATGATCTCCATCAAAAAGGTATTAAAGGTCGAATACTTACATCGACTTTCCTAAACTTTAATCAACCAAAAGTCTTTAGAGAATTAATGAAGTTAACTAATGTGGAAGTAAGGCTAGCAGATCTTAAAGGTTTTCATTCGAAGGGATATATTTTTAATAAGGACACTCACTACTCACTTATTGTAGGGAGTTCAAACTTAACTGCCCAAGCCTTAAAAGTGAATTATGAGTGGAATGTGAAGTTAACATCTCATGAAAATGGAGAATTAGTTCATCATTTCAAAAATCAATTTGAAGAAGTATGGGAGAAGTCTAGCATATTGACTGAAGAATGGATTGCTGAATATGAAAAGACATATGTTGATGTCAACAGCCATGTTGTTCAAAATATTCTAGAAATGCCTAGTCAATATCAAACCAATTCTCTCGAAGAAGCAATTAAAATTGTGCCAAACAAAATGCAACGAGCAGCCATAGAGCAAATTCAATCCCTTAGAGAAGCTGGAAATGATAAGGGTTTAATTATTTCAGCAACCGGAACTGGAAAAACATATCTATCAGCTTTTGATGTTAGAAGATTTAATCCTAATCGCATGCTATTTATAGTCCACCGCGAGCAAATCTTAAAGAAAGCAAAATCAGATTTTAAAAAATTATTTGGTGGATTAGAAGAAGACTTTGGAATTTTATCAGGCTCTCAAAAACGGACAAATGCAAGGTATCTGTTTGCTACTATTCAAACTATTTCTAAGGATGATGTCTTGTCCAGATTTAGTGAAGATGAATTTGACTATATTCTTGTTGATGAAGTACATAAAGCAGGAGCGAGTTCTTACCAGAAGGTAATGAATTATTTTACACCAACATTCTTATTAGGCATGACTGCAACACCTGAGCGGACGGATGACTTTAATATATATGGGTTGTTTGATTACAACATTGCATATGAAATTAGATTACAAGAAGCACTTGAAGAGGACATGCTCTGTCCATTCCATTATTTCGGTGTCACAGACATTGAATATAATGGAAAACTTATCGATGATTCCGCAGTTCTTTCTCATTTGATTACAGAAGAACGGGTAAATCATATTATTGAGAAGATAAATTATTATGGGTTTTCCGGAGAAAGTGTTAAAGGATTAATTTTCTGCAGTCGAAAAGAGGAGGCTGGAAAGCTATCAGCAGTTCTAAATGAAAGAGGATTCAGAACAGTAGCTTTAACAGGTGATCATACACAAGAAGAAAGAGAAATGAGAGTTAATCAACTTGAAAATGGAATCCTAGATTACATTTTGACAGTTGATATTTTTAATGAGGGTATAGATATACCATGTATTAATCAAGTTGTCATGCTAAGACAAACTCAATCCAGTATTATATTTATTCAACAGCTGGGCAGGGGCTTACGTAAACACACATCAAAAGACTATGTCACAATAATAGACTTTATTGGTAACTATAAAAACAATTATCTAATCCCAATTGCTCTTTCAGGTGATAAATCCCAAAACAAGGACAATATCAGACGCCGTACCAAAGATACAAGCTATATTAAAGGAGTTTCTACAGTTAATTTTGAAGAGATTGCAAAGAAACAAATCTTTAAAGCAATTAATAATAGTAGACTTACAGAATTGAGACTAATAAGGGAAGCCTTTGTTGAGTTAGAAAATAAGATTGGAAAAACACCTTACTTGCATGACTTTATTTTAAACCATTCGATTGACCCTGCGGTATTAGTGGATGGCAGTAAAACATACAAACTTAACTATCATCAGTTTTTGTTAAAAATGAATAAAGAAGTTTCTCCGTTAACTGATTATGAAAATAAAGTCTTAACCCTGGTCACACAAGAAATTTTAGAGGGAAAACGCAAGCATGAAATCATTTTACTAGAGCAACTAATGAATCACAAAAAGGTGAGCTATGAAGATTATATTAGCCAATTACAATTATCAAATTGCATTATAGATGATAAGACATTAAATTCTATACAAAGGATCTTTAATTTGTCTTTCTTTAATCAGGTTAGCCGCGAAAAGTATGGTCAAAAACCCATCATAAATCTTGATGCAGGATATTTCACATACAATAAAGATATTGAAAAAAGTTTGGAGAATAATAAATACTTCAAGTTTTTAATAATGGATGTTATCAAGTGTGCAAATGAAAAGAACAAAAAATATTCTTGTGATAGAGAACTTACATTATACGAAAAATATTCTAGGAAGGATGTATGTAAACTATTAAACTGGGACAATGATGAAACAAGTACAATGTTTGGATATAAGACCAAGCATCAAACTTGTCCAATCTTTATTACCTACCATAAAAATGATGAAATTGAATCTAGTGTAAAGTACGGTGATGAATTTTTAAGTCAAGAGATCATCAAATGGTTTACTCGAAGCAACCGAACATTAAGTTCTCAGGAAGTTAAAATAATTATACAGGCTAGAAAAAATAACATCGACCTTCATTTTTTTGTAAAAAAAGATGATGATGAAGGAACGGAATTTTATTACTTGGGTAAGGGTTTACCAGATGAAGACTCTGTTAAACAGAGCTCGATGGAGGACGGTAAACCTGTAGTTTATATGAATATGATTATGGAAGACGCTATTGATAGTAAATTATATAATTATATTATTAATGGGAATGTTGAATGA
- a CDS encoding (deoxy)nucleoside triphosphate pyrophosphohydrolase, whose amino-acid sequence MKKNIHVVGAVIIENGNILCAQRGPSKALPYKWEFPGGKIESGETPQQALIREINEEMSCKIEIGEQVEHTVYEYDFGIVHLTTFYCKLIKGKPILTEHVSIKWLSPSDLETLDWAPADIPAINKISKTLSLK is encoded by the coding sequence ATGAAAAAGAACATTCATGTAGTTGGTGCAGTTATTATTGAGAATGGTAATATTCTATGTGCTCAAAGGGGTCCATCGAAAGCTCTTCCTTACAAATGGGAATTTCCTGGAGGGAAAATTGAGAGTGGGGAAACGCCGCAACAAGCCCTGATTCGGGAAATTAACGAAGAAATGAGTTGCAAAATAGAAATAGGTGAACAAGTCGAACATACTGTATATGAATATGATTTTGGTATTGTTCATTTAACCACCTTTTATTGTAAACTCATTAAGGGTAAACCAATATTAACCGAGCATGTATCGATTAAATGGCTTTCGCCTTCAGATCTTGAAACTTTGGACTGGGCTCCCGCTGATATTCCGGCCATCAATAAAATTTCAAAAACGCTATCCTTAAAATGA
- a CDS encoding EcsC family protein, protein MSKTKSLTHDAIMKALDWSYDKAINGGVPGMDTAIELADSYLQKSGNLDEKVKSLILWQNTKSATSGFLTGLGGLITLPVAVPTNITSVILVQMRMVAAIAHMGGYDVKDDQVKSFVYACLAGNGAKDLLKNAGVQIGKKLAVTGIKKIPFEVIKKINQAVGFRLLTKFGEKGVINLGKMVPLAGGIIGGTVDAVATNTIGNVAFKLFIKEQSYQSNDEPDIIDML, encoded by the coding sequence TTGTCTAAAACCAAATCCTTAACACACGACGCAATAATGAAAGCATTAGATTGGTCTTATGATAAAGCAATTAATGGTGGTGTACCTGGAATGGACACAGCCATAGAATTAGCTGATAGTTACTTACAAAAGAGTGGGAACTTAGATGAAAAAGTTAAAAGTTTAATTCTATGGCAAAACACCAAAAGTGCTACTAGTGGATTTTTAACAGGTTTAGGAGGACTTATTACATTACCTGTTGCTGTACCCACTAATATAACTAGTGTTATTTTAGTTCAAATGAGAATGGTTGCTGCAATTGCACATATGGGTGGTTATGATGTGAAAGATGATCAAGTTAAATCATTTGTGTATGCCTGTTTAGCTGGCAATGGTGCAAAAGATCTTCTTAAAAATGCAGGTGTCCAGATAGGGAAAAAACTTGCTGTTACCGGTATTAAAAAAATCCCATTCGAAGTAATTAAAAAAATCAACCAAGCTGTAGGCTTTCGTTTACTAACAAAATTTGGAGAAAAAGGAGTAATAAACTTAGGTAAAATGGTTCCTTTAGCAGGAGGAATTATTGGCGGTACCGTAGATGCTGTTGCTACAAATACTATAGGAAATGTAGCTTTCAAACTGTTTATTAAAGAGCAAAGCTATCAAAGCAATGACGAACCCGATATTATTGATATGTTATAG
- a CDS encoding YaiI/YqxD family protein, translated as MKIYVDADACPVKDIIITEARDFEIPVILVTSFSHFSNAEQPSGVKTIYVDSGADAADYRIVKLVEKGDIIVTQDYGLASLGLAKGIIVLHHKGFKYTNENIDQLLQTRYLSAMARKSGQRTKGPKPFTAEDREQFRDLFKQVISRKI; from the coding sequence ATGAAAATTTATGTGGATGCAGATGCTTGTCCGGTGAAAGATATTATTATTACAGAAGCAAGGGATTTTGAAATTCCGGTTATCCTTGTTACAAGCTTTTCTCATTTTTCTAATGCAGAACAGCCATCAGGAGTGAAAACCATTTATGTTGATTCTGGAGCAGATGCTGCAGATTATCGGATTGTGAAGTTAGTGGAAAAAGGAGATATTATCGTGACGCAAGATTATGGTCTTGCGTCACTAGGTTTAGCAAAAGGAATTATCGTCCTCCACCATAAAGGATTTAAATATACAAATGAAAATATTGACCAATTATTACAAACACGTTATTTAAGTGCAATGGCTAGAAAAAGCGGACAGCGAACAAAGGGACCAAAGCCTTTTACAGCAGAAGACCGGGAGCAATTTAGGGATCTTTTTAAACAGGTTATTTCACGTAAAATTTAA